The sequence GCGAGTGTGACGTCCGGGCTGGCGGTCGGAATGGACGCGGGTATCGCGCTCATCCGGCTGGACGAGCGCAACGTCACCTGAGCCAATGACTCTCCTTTTGTAATCGGTGTGACGATCGACTGTTGTTTCCCTTTCGTACCGTTCGGTGGCCTCGTGGCATCTGCCGGGCGGGACGCGAGCAAGCTGCAGAATTCTTTCCCAAACTTCCGAAAGACTTCTTGCGCTTCCGCCGCGAACCATGCATCGTCTTAATCCGACACGCGAACCGACGTAACGTTCAAGGTCATCATGCCCCCACGACGGACCTTCCCGATTCTCTCGGTTCGGTGCTCCAAGACTGCCGCCTAGGCCACCCCCTGGCCAGGTGAGCCCGCGAAATGCAACAACAGGAGGGTCCGTGAAACTGCGTCGCGGCTTCGATCCCGACAGCTCGCTGTGGGATCTCATAGCCGATCACCTGCGCAATGACCGTGAAGCGCGGGACTGGTCGCAGGAGGCGGTCGGTGAGGTCATCGACCGCACACGCTCGCTGGTGTCCCGGGTTGAGTCGGGGCATACGCGACTCCAGGCGCGTCACGCGGCGAAGATCGATGCCGCATGGAATACGGGTGGCCTGTATGGGCGACTCGTGAAATTCGCGAAGTCCGGGCATGACCCGCAGTGGTTCAAGGCGCACGAGGAGTTCGAGGCGAAGGCCGACGAGGTCCGGATCTGGGAAACGTCCTGGATGCCCGGCCTTTTCCAGACGCCCGAGTACGCCCGCGCCGTGTTCGAGTGCTACGGCCTCGGCGCGATCGACGAGCTCGTCGAAGTCCGCATGAGGCGGCAGGCTCTCCTGTCCCGCGACCCGTGGCCGCTCATCTGGGCCTACGTCTACCAGGACGTGATCGAGTCGCCGGTGGGCGGCCCGGAGGTCATGCGTGCGCAGCTCGCCCGCCTCCTGGAGCTGGCCGACCAGCCCAACATCACGATCCGCGTTCTGCCCCGTTCGGTCGGCGCAACCGTCGGCCGTGACGGCGCGTTCATGCTCATGGCGACGGCCAAAGAAGAGCAGGCATTCACCGAGGCCAGCGCGGGAGGGCGGCTCACCGAGGACAGCGCGGATGTAAGCTCGTTGAGAGTGAAGTTCGCGCGCATCGGGGACCACGCTCTTCCCGTGGACGCCTCCCTGCGGCTCATCCGAGAAACGATGGAGATGTTCCAGTGACCCCACAGTGGCGCAAAAGCACCCGAAGCGGCGGGAACAACGGCGGCAGGACCAACTGCGTCGAGGTGGCCAAGCTTTCCGAGACGGTCGGCCTGCGTGACAGCAAGGCCCCGTCCGCCGGTCACCTGACGCTGACCCCCGCCACGTTCGCCGCTCTGCTCGCCGAGGCGAAGCGCAACGACCTCAACCTCTGACCAACCCCCCGCAGACCACGTGAACCCCGGCCGAGTGCCGGGGTTCACGCATTGTCAGGCGGCGTCAGTCGTCGGTGGGCATGGGGGCGGGCTGGGCCTGCTCCATGCGCTCCTTCGTCCAGTAGCCGGGGTCCTGCTTCTGGACCGGGCCGGACGTGGACGCGCCGGCGCCGCCGCCGTCGCCGGGCTTCGGGCCGTCGGCGGACGCCGAGAGGGCGAACCCGGCCGCGACGAGCACGCCGGCCGTCGCCGCACCGGCGAGGACCAGGACGAGAGTGCGCTTCATGGTGACTCTTCTCTGTTGCCGCGCCCGGCCGGACGCGAGACCCGCCGGCGCCAGCCTATGCGGCCGGCGCCGGCGGGGCGAGGTGCGGACGGGGTCAGGTGACGCTGCCCTGCGCGTCGAACATGTTCTTGACGGCGGTGTCGAAGTACGGCGACTTGTTGACGCCGCCGGTGGTGCTGATCGTGCTGGTCACGCCGTTGGTCTGGCCGCGACCGGTGGTGTTGTCGAAGTTGCGGATCCAGGGGCCGCCGCTGGAGCCGGGCTGGAAGTTGCAGTTGAGGGCGATCCGGCCGCCGCCCGCGTCCCGCGTGGTGCCCTTGCACCAGGCCTGGATCTGCCCGCTGCTGAAGTTCTTCGGGTAACCGAGAACGGTCACCGCGACGTTCTTCGGGTAGTTCCAGCTCAGCCCGTTTCCGCCGACGACGTTGACGAGCTTGCGGCCGTTCAGCGGCCACGTCGTGACCATGCCGACGTCACGGTTGTAGGCGCTGCTGCTGATCCACGTGTTGAACGTCCGGAACTGCTTGGCGGCGAACGTGCCGAACGGACGCGAGCCGTTGCGGTAGCGCGGGACGAACGTCCAGTTCGTCATCCACTTTCCGCCCTTGCCCTCGTGGACGCAGTGCCCGGCGGTGATGACGAGCTGCTTGGACGGGCTGTTGAGCGCGCTCGCCGAGCAGACCCAGTCGCCGCCGCTCGGCTTGTGGAAGAAGACCTTCCCGACGACCTTCGACTCGGTGATGGACGCGGCGAGCTTCGCGTCCCCGCCCGCGAGTTTGTTCGCGGCCGAGGCGATCGCCGCGGCCGAGGGGGAGGAGCCCGGGTTCCCGGTCGCCGTCGCGGCGACGGCGGGGACACCGGCGGGCGCCTTCGGCTCGGGGACGGGACGGGCGGCCTTCATCCGCGCCGCCGTCCAGTACTTGGAGACCTGCTCCACGGCGGCGGCGCTGGTCACCGCGCCGCCGCCGGTGAGCCGGGCCGTGCTCGCGCTCGTGCCGCCGGGGTTCGCCGGGGCGGCGTTCGCGGCCGAGGCCATCGCCGCGGCGAGGACCCCGGCCGTGGCCGTCGTCGTGATGAGTCGGAGGGCGGACCGCATGCGGACCTCAATTCGTTCAGTGCTTCT comes from Actinomadura rubteroloni and encodes:
- a CDS encoding DUF397 domain-containing protein, with the protein product MTPQWRKSTRSGGNNGGRTNCVEVAKLSETVGLRDSKAPSAGHLTLTPATFAALLAEAKRNDLNL
- a CDS encoding helix-turn-helix domain-containing protein, encoding MKLRRGFDPDSSLWDLIADHLRNDREARDWSQEAVGEVIDRTRSLVSRVESGHTRLQARHAAKIDAAWNTGGLYGRLVKFAKSGHDPQWFKAHEEFEAKADEVRIWETSWMPGLFQTPEYARAVFECYGLGAIDELVEVRMRRQALLSRDPWPLIWAYVYQDVIESPVGGPEVMRAQLARLLELADQPNITIRVLPRSVGATVGRDGAFMLMATAKEEQAFTEASAGGRLTEDSADVSSLRVKFARIGDHALPVDASLRLIRETMEMFQ
- a CDS encoding trypsin-like serine peptidase, whose product is MRSALRLITTTATAGVLAAAMASAANAAPANPGGTSASTARLTGGGAVTSAAAVEQVSKYWTAARMKAARPVPEPKAPAGVPAVAATATGNPGSSPSAAAIASAANKLAGGDAKLAASITESKVVGKVFFHKPSGGDWVCSASALNSPSKQLVITAGHCVHEGKGGKWMTNWTFVPRYRNGSRPFGTFAAKQFRTFNTWISSSAYNRDVGMVTTWPLNGRKLVNVVGGNGLSWNYPKNVAVTVLGYPKNFSSGQIQAWCKGTTRDAGGGRIALNCNFQPGSSGGPWIRNFDNTTGRGQTNGVTSTISTTGGVNKSPYFDTAVKNMFDAQGSVT